One window of the Carassius auratus strain Wakin chromosome 20, ASM336829v1, whole genome shotgun sequence genome contains the following:
- the LOC113121205 gene encoding ammonium transporter Rh type A-like yields the protein MPLSALPPQAPDSVKSERGRDKRENHPERKNGRTEKVLSMPAYATNMRLKFPILALILEAVTIVLYALLVVYDTGKAHKDGSHEESNTTHSSSPMTLYPMFQDVHVMIFIGFGFLMTFLKRYGFSSVGINLLLAAFGLQWGLLLQNIWHMHDGKISVSINSMINADFSTATVLISFGAVLGKTSPVQLLIMTLLEITTFCINEHLVVEVLEVSDVGASMTIHAFGAYFGLAVARVLYRPGLKNGHENDGSVYHSDLFAMIGTVYLWMFWPSFNSAIAEPGDAQLRAVINTYFSLAACTLAAYATSSLVEKKGKLDMVHIQNATLAGGVAVGTCADMDIQPFGAMLIGITAGVISTVGFKFLTPILASKLGIQDTCGVHNLHGMPGILGGLASIVATALGKKHNVSPGTQACGLASSLGFALVGGLVTGLIMKIPFLGQPPDQNCFDDSVFWEVPEEEEEHAERLTHGDYAKTKEEA from the exons ATGCCACTTTCTGCACTCCCCCCACAAGCCCCAGACAGCGTGAAGagtgagagaggaagagacaAGAGGGAGAATCACCCAGAGAGGAAAAACGGCAGAACAGAGAAGGTTTTAAGCATGCCAGCATATGCCACCAACATGAGGCTCAAGTTCCCCATTCTGGCCTTAATACTGGAAGCCGTGACCATTGTCCTGTACGCTCTCCTTGTGGTATATGACACCGGTAAAGCTCACAAAGATGGGAGTCATGAAGAATCGAATACAACTCATTCAAGCAGCCCAATGACCCTTTATCCCA TGTTTCAGGACGTACACGTGATGATCTTCATTGGCTTCGGTTTCTTGATGACCTTCCTAAAGAGATATGGCTTCAGCAGTGTGGGCATCAACCTGCTGCTGGCTGCCTTTGGCTTGCAGTGGGGTCTTCTCCTCCAGAACATCTGGCACATGCACGATGGAAAAATCAGTGTCAGCATCAATAG TATGATTAATGCTGACTTCAGTACAGCAACTGTTCTGATCTCATTTGGAGCGGTTCTGGGGAAAACTAGCCCTGTCCAGCTCCTCATCATGACCCTGCTGGAGATCACTACCTTCTGCATCAATGAGCATTTGGTTGTGGAAGTCCTTGAG GTTTCTGATGTTGGTGCCTCTATGACTATCCATGCGTTTGGGGCTTACTTTGGATTAGCTGTCGCCCGTGTTCTTTATCGCCCTGGTCTTAAGAACGGCCACGAGAACGATGGCTCAGTCTATCACTCAGACTTGTTTGCAATGATCG GCACAGTCTACCTGTGGATGTTCTGGCCCAGCTTTAACTCTGCGATTGCTGAACCTGGCGATGCTCAGCTAAGAGCTGTTATCAACACCTATTTCTCTCTGGCTGCTTGTACTCTTGCTGCCTACGCTACCTCCAGTCTGGTGGAGAAGAAGGGGAAACTTGACATG GTTCACATTCAGAACGCCACGCTGGCTGGAGGAGTCGCTGTGGGTACCTGCGCTGACATGGACATCCAGCCTTTTGGAGCAATGTTGATCGGAATCACTGCAGGCGTTATCTCCACCGTTGGATTTAAGTTCCTGACT CCCATACTCGCCTCTAAACTTGGGATCCAAGACACCTGTGGTGTGCATAACCTCCACGGCATGCCAGGGATCCTAGGAGGCCTGGCCAGTATTGTGGCGACAGCACTAGGAAAGAAACACAA TGTTTCACCAGGTACACAGGCATGTGGTTTGGCATCATCTCTTGGGTTTGCTTTGGTGGGAGGGTTGGTCACAG GCCTGATAATGAAGATTCCATTCCTGGGGCAGCCACCTGATCAAAACTGCTTCGATGACTCAGTCTTCTGGGAG GtgcctgaggaagaagaggaacaCGCAGAGCGCTTGACTCACGGCGATTATGCCAAGACCAAAGAGGAGGCTTGA
- the LOC113121206 gene encoding pinin has product MSAKVDSVESESSSKSRSSSHSRGRENRKRARSRSRSSSSSSSSSSSSSSSSSSHSSSSSSSSHSNSSSSSSDSCKKQSKSSKKRKDNHGKKKGKKEKTRKRKKEKGHKEQDDSFGPVQISKYLKEKKKTGKYSMISGKKIKMKVKKSKKDKQRDKNRAELLEFLNSTF; this is encoded by the exons ATG TCGGCCAAAGTGGACTCTGTGGAGAGTGAGTCGAGTTCAAAAAGCAGAAGTAGTTCTCACAGTAGAG GAAGAGAAAACCGGAAACGAGCAAGAAGCCGAAGCCGATCCTCCTCATCATCTTCcagttcttcctcctcctcctcctcatcctcttcttcacATTCTTCATCCAGCAGTTCATCATCACATAGTAACTCCAGCTCCAGTAGCTCAG ATTCTtgcaaaaaacaaagcaaatcttCGAAGAAAAGGAAAGATAATCATGGCAAAAAG aaaggaaaaaaagagaaaacacgtAAGCGGAAGAAGGAAAAGGGACACAAAGAGCAGGACGACAGCTTTGGACCTGTTCAAATTTCAAAG TATCTTAAGGAAAAGAAGAAAACCGGCAAGTACAGTATGATTTCAGGGAAAAAgattaaaatgaaagtgaaaaaatcAAAGAAGGACAAGCAG cggGACAAAAACAGAGCAGAACTGCTGGAGTTCTTGAACTCCACTTTCTGA